In the genome of Francisella salimarina, one region contains:
- a CDS encoding lysophospholipid acyltransferase family protein yields the protein MDKSLLKPKYWGLWIIIWIAKILVNTLPYSVLMRIALGIGFLAKPLLKKRQQIAITNLKIAFPDKSDQEIEKLANESYKSASMAGFESLISWFMSKKNFNKIPFDNDLKTFDQIHYDKDKTLLVLGFHFHCLEIAGRYIGEHYSPFTVMYQYHKNPLMEHIITSSRKKYVTECFQRKNIISVIKSLKRKVSMWYAPDQDFKEHVVFAPFFGKLCTTLTVTPWLAKKTGSTVIPAYYIRKPNFSGYSIITGDPITFTGDDFEDAKLTNKILEDIIKKHPEQYLWQHRRYKTRPLGEEKIY from the coding sequence ATGGATAAATCTCTACTTAAACCAAAATATTGGGGTTTATGGATTATAATCTGGATTGCTAAGATTTTAGTAAACACGCTTCCTTACAGTGTGTTAATGCGAATTGCGTTAGGTATAGGTTTTTTGGCAAAACCTCTATTAAAAAAACGTCAACAGATTGCTATAACAAATCTTAAAATCGCATTCCCCGACAAATCGGATCAAGAGATAGAAAAACTGGCTAATGAGAGTTACAAATCTGCAAGTATGGCAGGGTTTGAAAGTCTAATATCCTGGTTTATGTCTAAAAAAAACTTTAACAAAATTCCTTTTGACAATGACCTAAAAACATTTGATCAAATTCATTATGATAAAGATAAAACATTGCTAGTACTGGGTTTTCACTTCCATTGTCTTGAAATAGCTGGTAGATATATTGGTGAACACTATAGTCCATTTACCGTAATGTATCAATATCACAAAAATCCCCTAATGGAACACATAATCACCTCATCCCGAAAGAAATATGTAACTGAATGCTTCCAAAGGAAAAATATTATTTCTGTCATAAAAAGTTTGAAGAGAAAAGTGTCAATGTGGTACGCTCCAGATCAAGACTTTAAAGAGCATGTGGTTTTTGCTCCATTTTTTGGTAAACTTTGCACCACCCTAACTGTAACACCATGGTTAGCAAAAAAGACTGGCTCAACAGTAATCCCTGCATACTATATCAGAAAGCCAAATTTCTCTGGCTACAGTATTATAACAGGTGACCCAATCACATTTACTGGTGATGACTTTGAAGATGCGAAACTGACAAATAAAATTCTTGAAGATATCATAAAAAAACATCCTGAGCAGTATCTATGGCAACATCGTCGCTATAAGACAAGACCTCTAGGAGAAGAAAAGATTTATTAA
- a CDS encoding type IV pilin protein yields the protein MPINNKKKGFSLVELMVVIAIIAILASIGIPMYNNYILRNHRTEATSELLSAASAADNFEIRFGSFPSGSNINSFYHENTPNNYYRLTYCSGEPECPDISYVITATAQGSQTADTPCEMIELEVDGGIVNKTAKDSDENYNAECWN from the coding sequence ATGCCGATAAATAATAAAAAAAAAGGATTTTCATTAGTTGAGTTGATGGTTGTAATCGCGATAATAGCAATTCTCGCATCAATTGGCATACCAATGTATAACAACTATATACTGAGAAATCACCGAACTGAAGCAACCTCTGAGCTGCTTTCAGCAGCTAGTGCAGCTGATAATTTTGAAATCCGTTTTGGATCTTTTCCTTCTGGTAGTAACATAAATAGTTTCTACCATGAAAACACTCCTAATAACTACTACCGCCTTACATATTGCTCTGGGGAGCCTGAGTGCCCTGATATAAGCTATGTAATAACAGCCACTGCTCAAGGATCACAAACAGCCGATACTCCATGTGAAATGATAGAGCTTGAAGTTGATGGTGGTATTGTAAATAAAACCGCGAAAGATAGTGATGAAAATTATAATGCAGAATGTTGGAATTAA
- a CDS encoding lysophospholipid acyltransferase family protein — protein sequence MNSNKLKPKNWGIWVIVGIMNFGSKLPLFTHKYIVLAIGIVIKPFLKSRNRIARENLKIAFPEKSLKEINKLVDKSYYSMVLSGAETTAAWFLSKKRFNKIKFEWEGDSLSIFKKYHENPNTNVIFLGFHFHCIEIVGRHVAENHPPLTVMYQKNTNDLLEELIKKYREKNIYRCLDSKNLISVIKSLKRGYSMWYAPDQDFGLESTGLENSIFAPFFGTLCSTLTVTPWLAEKTNSVVLPVYYVRKKCLKKYKIVIGEPLEFTGDAHKDAEMTNKFLEDAIRKYPEQYLWQHRRYRTRPNGEPQIY from the coding sequence ATGAATAGTAACAAGCTTAAACCGAAGAACTGGGGTATTTGGGTTATTGTAGGTATAATGAACTTTGGCTCCAAGTTACCTCTTTTTACTCATAAGTATATAGTGCTTGCTATTGGTATTGTTATTAAACCATTCTTAAAAAGCAGAAATCGAATTGCTCGAGAAAATCTAAAGATTGCATTCCCAGAAAAGTCTTTAAAAGAAATAAATAAACTTGTTGATAAAAGCTATTATTCTATGGTTCTATCAGGAGCTGAAACTACTGCCGCTTGGTTTTTATCAAAAAAAAGGTTCAATAAAATAAAATTTGAATGGGAAGGTGATTCATTAAGTATATTCAAAAAATATCATGAAAACCCGAATACAAATGTTATATTCTTAGGTTTTCACTTTCACTGTATAGAAATAGTTGGACGCCATGTAGCAGAAAATCATCCCCCTCTTACAGTTATGTACCAAAAGAATACCAATGACCTTCTTGAGGAGCTAATCAAAAAATATCGTGAAAAAAACATATATAGATGTCTAGACAGTAAAAACTTAATAAGTGTTATTAAAAGCTTAAAAAGAGGCTACTCTATGTGGTACGCTCCAGATCAAGACTTTGGCTTAGAAAGCACTGGACTTGAAAACTCTATTTTTGCTCCATTTTTTGGAACATTGTGTTCAACTTTGACCGTAACCCCATGGTTAGCTGAAAAAACAAACTCTGTAGTACTACCTGTATATTATGTTAGAAAAAAGTGCCTAAAAAAGTATAAAATTGTCATAGGTGAGCCATTAGAGTTTACAGGTGACGCCCATAAAGATGCTGAAATGACAAATAAATTCCTGGAAGATGCTATAAGAAAATATCCAGAGCAATACTTATGGCAACATCGTCGCTATAGAACTAGACCAAATGGCGAACCTCAAATATATTAG